From the genome of Streptococcus oralis:
TATTCAGATTTGTATTTTAGCATTATTCCATTACCTAATATGGGAGTGTATCATGAGTTGGTAGATATCTAGTTGATTATATGATATAATGAACCAAAGTACAATGAGTAGTATATAGGAATTGCGCCTTAATTGAGGAGATTCCGGTTCGAATCCGGGCTATTGTGCTAGCATCTAGGAAACTAGGTGCTTTTTGTTTCTATCGATTAAGTAGCTACTCCATTTCTGAATTAAAAAAATAACACTATGAAAAGTGCTATTTCCCTTGCCTGCTGACCCCGTCAATTTTATTACCTTTTTTGTTACCTCTTAAAAATACCCTACTTGTTTGTACCTTCTCACTTTTACTAGATTAGACAAAATAAGCTCTTTAAAATTGTGCATTTTTTTGGTAATTTATTATAGGTAGATAACTTAAAAAAATTATCGTTGATTTAACAACGTTTTTAGGCCCTCGGATTTTTTCCGAAGGGCTTTTTCTTTATTCGAGGGGCATAAAAGGGACAGTGTTTATGGTATAATAGACAAAAACACTTGTATTAGGAAGAAATTATGTCTAAAGAGATTGATATTGAGTATTACCACCAACTAGCACTGCAAAAGCAGAAGGAGCACCGCAAAGTGTTAGCTAATCTAAAGAAAAAACCTCCTAAAAACTTAGATAAGATTGCGCAGCAGATTCACCAAGAAGTCTTTGCTGAGATTGATTGTACTGCCTGTGCTAACTGTTGCAAGACTTTGGGGCCTGACTTTAAAGAAGCAGATATCACCCGTATCGCTAAGTACTTTAAGATGAAATTACCGGCTTTTGAAGCGGAATTCCTTCAGGTGGATGAAGATGGGGATAAGGTTTTCAAATCCATGCCTTGCCCCTTTCTAGGAGGAGACAATCTCTGCTCCATCTATGATGTTCGTCCCAAGGCCTGTCGTGAATTTCCCCATACAGATCGGAAAAAGATCCATCAAATCAACCATTTGACGATTAAGAATACCTTGACCTGCCCAGCAGCCTATCTCTTTGTTGAGAAATTAAAAGATAAGTTATAGATTTTACACCTTTAAATCTTGTACAAAAATTCTGGGGCGGAAGTATCTTATATCTGTTAGACTATAGTTAGAATTGAACACGGCCTAAAAGCTGTGTGAAAAAGATGAAATTTTATCGGAGCAGGAGCTCCTCCGTCAATTTTCCTATTTTCACTTTGCTTTTAACGACCTTTGTATCTTGTGGAGGTAAGAAAAGAAGAATATGATGCATCAATTCAATCAAACCATGGATTATTTGGAGCAGCAACTGACTGGAGAAGTGGATATGAAAAGATTTCAGCAGCTATCGGGCTATTCTTACCCTCTCTTTAGCAGGCTATTTTCTATCCTGGCAGATATGACATTAGCAGAATACTTGCGCAATCGCAGGCTATCAGAAGCTGTGACAGACTTGCGGGAAGGCTCTGAGAAAGTCATTGACATAGCAATGAAATACGGCTATGAGTCTGCGGATGCCTTCAGCGCAGCCTTTAAGAAATTCCATGGTGCAACCCCCTCAGAAGTTCGAAATGGAAAACCTTATCGGATCTTTCCTAGACTTCAATTATCCTTAAAAATCACAGGAGGAAAGAACATGGATATCCAGATTCAAAAGAAGCCTGCTTTTACCGTGGCAGGCGTCCTATTGGAAGCTATTGACAATAGCAAATGCCCGTCTGCTTGGGAGAAACTCTATAACAATCACAGCTTGGAAAGCCTAGAGAATCTAGGCAGTGGCCAATCCTTCGGCATCTGTTCGGATGTCAAAGAAGGCGAAATTATCAACTATATGGCTGCCTATGATGTGACGGATAAAGCTAAAGCAGAAGAACTGGGTCTATCAATCAAAGAAATCGCAGAAGCTGAATATGCTATCGTACCAGTCAAAGGCCCAATACCAGAAAGCATCCATCATGCTTGGAAATATGTTCTAGAGATTTTTTTCCCAGAAACTGGCTATCGTCATTCAGGTGCTCCAGATTTTGAAGTCTATTCCGAGGGCGATATGTCGTCCCCAGACTATCAAATGGAACTCTGGATACCAGTGATTAAGGACTAGATCATTTTCTGACATTTTATAAAGATGCAAATCGAACTCTGTAGAAGATAGCTTTTACAGAGTTTTTTCTTTATTTGGATTTTGAATTTATAAGAATAACAATAAATCTGATTTTACTTAAATTTAAGTATAAGGAATTTTTAAGCATTTACCTGTATACTTTTTCAATCATCAAAGAAAGAGGTGTAAATATGAACTATCTAGTTATTCCAGCTTACGAACCTGACTACAATCTCATCAAATTGATTGAAAAGATTCACAATAAGAGCGATTTTTACATCATTGTCATTGATGATGGAAGTTCGGCAGAATGCCAAGACATTTTTGCTCGAGCGAAGGATTTTGCGACGGTGCTTCACCACCAGGTCAATCAAGGAAAAGGTCAAGCTCTGAAAACAGCTTTTGAGCACATTCAGTCTCTCAATAAGCCAGGGACTGTGGTTACAGCAGATGCAGATGGACAGCACAGGATCTGGGACATATTTCGTAGCTTGACCAAATCAAATGAAAATCCTAATACACTTGTCCTTGGTGTCCGTGCCTTTACTGGCAAGGTTCCCTTACGTAGTCGTTTTGGAAACAGCTTGACTCGTATCTTGTTTAAACTGCAGACAGGTGTCGCTGTATCCGACACACAGACAGGATTACGTGCCTTTTCAACGGATATGATTCCTTTTATGCTCAAGGTAGAAGGACAACGGTATGAATACGAGATGAACATGCTCCTCGAAGCAAGTCAAGCCTACCCAATCTTAGAAGTTCCGATTGAAACAGTCTATATCAACGACAATGAGGCTTCTCACTTCCGACCTATTCGAGATGGCTTGATGATTTATAAAAATATTTTAAAGTTTGCACTCTCGTCTTTTAGTAGTTTTATCGTAGATTATGTGGTCTACGCTCTCTCTATTCTATGCTTGAACTTTATTCCGACAGGTTTGCGTGTTCTCCTCTCAAATGGTTTGGCACGTGTGACTAGCTCCATCTTTAACTTTTCCACCAACAAAAAATTGGTCTTTAAGAACAAGGCGAGCAGTTTCAAAACAGGATCAGGCTATTTTGGATTAGCAGTTGGTCTCTTTATCTTAGACACCATCCTGATTCGCCTCTTTAATTCGGGTCTTGGAGTCAATTTGCTGATTGCGAAGATACTTGTCGGAATCATGCTCCTTATTCTCTCTTGGACCATTCAAACTCGCTTTATTTTCAAAGAAAGGACCTGTAGCCCATTATGAAAGTTTTAAAGAAACCCTATCTATACGCCTCGGTCTTGGGCTTGCTCCTGACAAGTTCCTTTACCTATTCGATGTTGAAGACCTTTGTACTCGCTGAAACGATTTCCACTGTATCTAATACCGGCTCAACCTCTAACACCGCAGCAGCAAGTCAGGCAGCAAAAAATGCCCAGGTGACGGATACTAGCTATTCAGATGGAAATATCAGTGTCACCCTCACTGAAAAGACTGTTAATGAAACGCAGATCTATGTGGCAGATATAACCCTCAGTTCATCGGATTATCTAAAAACAGCTCTAGCTCAAAACTCCTATGGAACCAACGTCACAGCTAAAACCTCTGTAACAGCCGCTGAAAACAATGCTATTCTAGCTGTCAACGGTGACTACTATGGAGCTAATAGTTCTGGTTATGTTATACGTAATGGAGTTGTCTATCGTGACAGTGTCCGTGAAGACGCTAGTAATGGCGATCTTGCTATTTACAAGGACGGCTCCTTTAAAATCATCTACGAGGACCAAGTTTCAGCCGATCAGTTGGTTCAGGACGGTGTCGTCAATCTACTGGCATTTGGTCCGTCTCTAGTTGAGAATGGAGAAATATCTGTTGATACCAATACAGAAGT
Proteins encoded in this window:
- a CDS encoding phosphodiester glycosidase family protein, translated to MKVLKKPYLYASVLGLLLTSSFTYSMLKTFVLAETISTVSNTGSTSNTAAASQAAKNAQVTDTSYSDGNISVTLTEKTVNETQIYVADITLSSSDYLKTALAQNSYGTNVTAKTSVTAAENNAILAVNGDYYGANSSGYVIRNGVVYRDSVREDASNGDLAIYKDGSFKIIYEDQVSADQLVQDGVVNLLAFGPSLVENGEISVDTNTEVGQAMSSNPRTAIGIIDENHYIIVVSDGRTSESKGLSLYQMAEVMKSYGVKTAYNLDGGGSSTLYFNGQVINKPTTGGSKISERAVSDIVYIGY
- a CDS encoding AraC family transcriptional regulator, with the protein product MMHQFNQTMDYLEQQLTGEVDMKRFQQLSGYSYPLFSRLFSILADMTLAEYLRNRRLSEAVTDLREGSEKVIDIAMKYGYESADAFSAAFKKFHGATPSEVRNGKPYRIFPRLQLSLKITGGKNMDIQIQKKPAFTVAGVLLEAIDNSKCPSAWEKLYNNHSLESLENLGSGQSFGICSDVKEGEIINYMAAYDVTDKAKAEELGLSIKEIAEAEYAIVPVKGPIPESIHHAWKYVLEIFFPETGYRHSGAPDFEVYSEGDMSSPDYQMELWIPVIKD
- a CDS encoding YkgJ family cysteine cluster protein, with translation MSKEIDIEYYHQLALQKQKEHRKVLANLKKKPPKNLDKIAQQIHQEVFAEIDCTACANCCKTLGPDFKEADITRIAKYFKMKLPAFEAEFLQVDEDGDKVFKSMPCPFLGGDNLCSIYDVRPKACREFPHTDRKKIHQINHLTIKNTLTCPAAYLFVEKLKDKL
- a CDS encoding bifunctional glycosyltransferase family 2/GtrA family protein — translated: MNYLVIPAYEPDYNLIKLIEKIHNKSDFYIIVIDDGSSAECQDIFARAKDFATVLHHQVNQGKGQALKTAFEHIQSLNKPGTVVTADADGQHRIWDIFRSLTKSNENPNTLVLGVRAFTGKVPLRSRFGNSLTRILFKLQTGVAVSDTQTGLRAFSTDMIPFMLKVEGQRYEYEMNMLLEASQAYPILEVPIETVYINDNEASHFRPIRDGLMIYKNILKFALSSFSSFIVDYVVYALSILCLNFIPTGLRVLLSNGLARVTSSIFNFSTNKKLVFKNKASSFKTGSGYFGLAVGLFILDTILIRLFNSGLGVNLLIAKILVGIMLLILSWTIQTRFIFKERTCSPL